CAATACATTTCAAAGACACAAAAAGGGCCAAGCAAGGTAGGTTATAGATCTACTTTTGGGTTTGATTGATTGAAATAGAACCAATTATTCCAACATTAGAGCTTGGTAGACTTACCACGCTCATTCTTGGCCGCTGTGGGGACGAATGACGCACACAAGCAGCAGCACAAGTTGCCATTCGGGACATTTCGCTAGAGTTGTAATCATTCTGCAACCTTGGATCAACAAGAGCATCAAAGTTGCCATTTTCCAAAGCTCGCATGAGCAAAGGCCTAGCCTAAGATTCCATGacataaattgagaaaaaaaacaaaataataagaataaaaagagAAACTCATTACAAAATCTGATTACACCCGCCAATATGAAGTAGTTTAGAGACTGGTGCTTATTAAATAGCATACACACCCACTCAACCATGCTACCGTCAGGGAAGGATTGAGTTTTATCGTGAGGTTCGCGTCCAGTAATCAACTCCAAAAGCACAACTCCAAAGGAGAAGACATCTGACTTCATAGTGAGCTTTCCACTAGCAGCATACTCTGGAGCCAAGTAACTGCATTTGACGAACTCTAGATTCTTACAAGATATTcagactaaaaaataaataaaaggttaaaataaaataaagaatccaAATCCTCACTGCTTTTTAGCGTTGGAATTGCTTCGAAACTACAAAGGCTGCTCCATATATAGCTTTGTCTACAGAAAACAGAAATGAATCTTACCCAAAAGTTCCCATCACCCGAGTGGAGATATGGGTCTCAGTATCTGCTGAAAACTTAGCAAGCCCAAAATCTGCAACCTGAAAAAATATCCACGTAAATTATCGCATCATACAAGTTATATTAGATAAGTATTTAGGTACGTACCAGATGAACTAAAGCTTAAGTTGGGGCATGCAAACAAAAACTATGCAATTAAATGACATAAAAGTTGATATTAAAGAAGCATTTAGGTACCAGATGAAACTCGAGGTttccatataattaattaggcCATGCAAACAGAAACTATGGAATTAAATGGCATGCAAGACCTGTAATTTGTTGTGATTAGAAGAAGAGGCAAAAGGTAATCGATAATTATTTTAGGTAAAATCACACTTTGCCCCACCTAAAGtactaaaattgataaaaatttgtaacatgacataaacttaaaactgaatttTAAAGGAGGGGGTGGGCTGCAAAGCAGTACTGGTAGTCTGAAGGTGACAACTTttccttcttaaaaaaaaaaaaaaaaaatcaaatcatggCAGCTAGCAATTCTCCCAGACCCATTTTGAACCAAGCTAATCCCTACTTTAGATCTAGAACTTCAGAAATTCCCTTGCAGATACTAATGGTCATATGGAAACAACAGCAAACCCTACCTTTGCGTCAAAGTTATCATCCAGAAGAATATTAGCTGCCTTGATGTCACGATGTATGATCTTCGGGTGACCTGAATGTACAGTCACCTCATAAGGAAAGTGGACCTAAAATCAGAAAGATTCCTAAGGTTTGCAACGTATAAAATCTAGGGTAATAATAcacttaccactcttttaccacTACTTTATCACTTatagtgaatttatttttttatcattttctttttaatatttttttaatatccttagctattaagaaaaaatttaaaaaatatataattttagtgatagtcacttgcttaatcattaagtaaaagaaaaattttaaaaaaattaaaaattaaaaaaagtgataaaatagtACACTACAACAGATTTGCCTTTTCCCGGCGTTGTAAAATCGCCGGCAAATAGACATAAATCCCAGCTATAGTTATATTCCAACGATTACCTAATCGCCGCTCATTCGCCGGTATTATTCTTCCACTTTACCTATATCACGGCGAATAAAGAAAATCGCcgtgaaaaaatgaatatttcgCAGCGAGTTTTGTATCGCTGGCATATACTGTGAATAGCGTCAAATTCTATTCCAGCGATTACTAAATCGCTGCCAAATTAATTAGCAGCGCTTCCATAGTCGCTGCCATATACTGTCCATGGTTACAAAACATATGGCAGCGATACATACATCGCTGGCAACTGAGTTTGCAGCGCTTTTGTAATCGCTGCCAAATACGTAACCATTTCCAAAATCATATGGCAGCGATAgaaaaatcgctgccaaatcGTAAGGCAGCGGTTTTTTTAATCGCTGCTATATAGTTTTCCTGTTTCAAAAATATATGGCAGCGATTAAAAAACCGCTGCTATATGATTTTGCAGCGCTGACGTAATCGCTGCCATATACGTTTCAATTTCCAAAATCATATGGCAGCGATAgaaaaatcgctgccaaattATATAGCAGCGGTTCCTTAATCGCTGCTATATACATTGCCGGCTCAAAATGTTATCCCAGCGATCCTAAAATCGCTGCTATATGATATGACAGCGCTGTCTTAATCGCTGCTAAATCCATTTCTACTTTTCAAATTATATGGCAGCGATAAAAAATTCGCTGCTATATGATATGGCAGCGGTTTGTTAATCGCTGCTATATAGTTTTCTGTTTCAATAGCATATGGCAGCGAGATAAAACTCGCTGCCATATGGTTTTCCAGCgactaaaaatcgctgcaataggaTTTTCTATGGGAATCTATCGTATTAAatggttttttaaaattattgacggcgattaaaaaatcgctggAGAAACATGAAAATCGAATTTTATATAACCTAGTAACCCAATATTCTTAATGGGTTACTAGGTCTCATTTATACTTTCTCCATTCATCCAATAGCACCTGATAGACATGATCATTTAATTTTCCATACTTAAACAAAAATTGAGCTAACCATTTCTattcaattaaaaatttactCATATGCATCAAATGAATTGACCAACAAtcatataatatctttttacaTTGGGTGGTGCATTATACGTATCATATCAATTACAAACTAAGCTACTAATTACTCAAAAGATAAATATCACTAGTATAAGTTATTTCTAGATGACTCTACTCTCACTAAAACCAACAACTACCATTAAAACATCTCATATTAGTTCAGGACTTTTCAACCAATTAAAACATCCAATTTTCACAAGATGACTTTTACAAAGAAAAGTGGTGAACACCAAGATAACGCCGCTCCCACAACGGTCAGCCCATAAAGGTGGTTGGCCATATCACCTGAAAATAACATGAGATATCCACAAGGGTTCAGAAATTGACAACAGTCCCATCAGAAATTGAGatagtttaagaaaatataaatgcagTGGATTTAGTATTAATCATAGAGGCACAAGGTAAACTAACTAATTATGGCATGCTGTTGAGAGTGTATTAAGTCTTGCAGAGAtgagatttatttgttgttAATGGTGAGACTAATAACTTACTAACATTTGTACATATAAATCTTACTGTCGGGCGATTCAAGACTTGGACAGAAAGTGGCAAAAAAGTCAGAAGCCATAGAGTGCCCTTCATCTCATACTATAATAAGCGGTTTGAGGAAGAATCTCGGCCAAATAAGAAACTGATCCTAGCATTTGGATGATGAAACAAGACTCAATTTAAACAATCTCGGCCAAAAATCTGATGAAACAAGACTCAATTTAAATAAGCAAAATGTTGATTCAATTTGTTAACTCACTCCCCAGGCAGAATCTGAAAAGAATGGCATGAGCAAGGTGTGTATCGATGGTTGTCAAAATAACCCTGATTGTCAAAATAACCCAATATGTTAAGTCAGCAGCAAAATCAGCACTCAGCAATTAAGTTGAGATATTGGCATGACCAGCTTTTTGTCCCCTTCCATTATGACAGGTGCACCACAACCTGTCATTAAGTTATACTACTGCAGTGAGGGTATTGTAACAGAACTTAATCACTTCTTGTATGCAATCAGTGTTAATGAAGCTTACCATCATTATTTGGGACATGTCGAAGAGCTTCATCATTCAGTCCCAATGCTTTCAGCCTTTAAAACTGTAAAACACCAACAAAGGAAGTATTCATTGCCTAAATAGTTGATACATGAGACTCATCCAACGATCATTATCTGAAAGAACTAAACACTTGGCACGATACAACCTACAGCACACGCTTGAAAGCTAAGGAAAAGTGTATAACCTGCTATGATTATAAATCTGATTCCACGGGGCTTCCTTAAATACTCTACCACATTCTCATATTCTAGATAAGCATTAACTCTACTTAAATTTAGTTACACGTTTTTTGCAGCCACATATTTAAAAAGGTTGTTCCAAGGCAACCTCTTGCCCCTATTTTGAATGAAGCCATTCAGATCCATAAACATGTTTTAGTAGTAAAACATACAatgataaataacaataaaagcgaCATTAGAATTGGTTATGGATCTTACCTTCACTCTATTCCCCATGTGCATAATGCATggtaattcaaaccaaataaACAAGTTAGTCTAGTATCTAAAATATAGGGCGCTCATAACTAATTTTCAGGTCTGGTTTctgttaatatgttaatatgtcCGAAGGAGACGGGATTAAGTTGACAAGTGACTTTAATGAGTACCATCTTAGCGATGGTGTTAGTAAATCTCTAACTGCCGTGGAATaggtttattttactttaaataaaCCTACAACACTTGTTGGGTTTCTTCAGTCctaagatggagaaagaagcaagatatttgtgaaataataGAGGGGAAAAAACCTATATAAAACCTGTCTAATGCACAAATGGTTGATCTCTGTTGAATATCATTAACAGAGAGTATGGGTTGCCACTGGCAACCTCAAGTGGCAACCTCAAGACATATAAATGCATACTTCCCTTCTTGtacataattttgaatttcaatgcTCTTTCATCTTGCAATGCCTTGTTGTTGCAATTGAAACATCCTCCTTTTGACCAAAACCCTATGGAAGCTACTAGTTCTGTTATTTaagataatatgtaatataacttacatttatatataactgTATGATATACTTGAAGACAATAAATGATATACTTGAAGTCAATTAATGAAAAATTGACCAAATAAATCTCTAAATGATAAGGAGATCATCCAAATTAGTAGTAATcatgaaaaacaaatatttggttcatgaattaatatatatatatatatgtatttggaTCGATATGTATTCAATTTAGATATGATTTAATAGACAGAATTTTGGTTCTTGACCCAAATGATCATGGACGAGTTGAAAAGACTGTCATCATGGGCTGGTATTGTCCCATTTTCGCTAACATATATAGAGACAAAAGCCACTAGATTCCTTCCACGTAACAGCCGTCAAAAACACTAGGCATCCGAACCACTATATACTTGGGACCCACGTACAAGGGTTACATTTTCCAGCTAACTAACACATaggttatttatgttttttgatagatattatggattttattcatagtaaataggcatagcccaagtacacgggtagtatacaagagaataaacCTAAGTACAATCTAAAGCAGAAACAgaactaaagaaaaacattacaaatgttGATATCCCTTAAAAGATAACTCGCCCAAAAGTTTAAAGTGTTGAGGGAAGAGATAACCCTGATTTGTATGGAATAGTCCCATCAGAAATCATGTAGAGGAGTTCTCTTATACTATCTCTTTTATACttgtcaaaattaaaatcacatacctatttaagtgaaaaaaagaatacttaacagaatacaaattaaaaactgTCTGAAGGCTAGGGAAAATGATCACCACAAACCACCAACATCAAACCAGCCCCACAGGGTACTTTAACAGAAACAAACCAATAAAACACAAATCATCCATGCAACAAATAAAGTATAAACCATACAAAAGAACAGATGAGAACTCAGAAATGTCAGGGACTCTTATATACAGAAACTGGAGAAGCAcagatttcaaataaaaacccTAAGCAACTCGCTGCATAGGCCAAAAACTAAGAAACagttcaatttttaattttccataGCGATTAAAAAATCAGATAAACTAAATACCAGAGAACAGCCCAGcagcatttaatttaaaatcactaaAGCCAGTTATATCTATCTTGGTAGGTCGGCTACCATTTGCATCATTATTGAACTGCAATTGGGGGTTTCAGAATGGAATATAGAGCTAACCATTTTACATTCAagtccaaattttaaaactatagttCAATTAGGAAGCAAAAAATCAGTTGTCTAATACCGAACGAAAAGGATCCTTCTCCAAAAATTATAACTTGAAGTGAACGTGGGTGTGTGGTGAGAAGCAGGGAAGGAGAAGGTGCTTACCAGTGGTCGGAAACTCAGAACTCCAAGCACTTCACAAGCCCTGCAGCACCAACTTTCCCATTCAATCTTCGGTGGAGATAGAGAAGGGGAAACAACTGAATGCCCTAGGATTACAAAATCAGAGGGTTTTcacgagtgagagagagagagatagtgtgagagagagagagagagagagagagagagagagagagagagagagagagagagagagacgaagaaTGGAACCTGAAGCTTTCAGCCGTATGGACTCTGGTTCAACCTCCGTGGGAAGAAAATGGCGTGGGGGTGGTGTGGCTAAATCGCTGGAGATTTCCTTCGACTGAAATAGGTAAGCATATGGCGTCGGTGGTCTTTTGGAGAAGGACAGTATGTTTTACTCGGCTGTGGAGAACGAAGGAGCAGGCCGTAGGGAAtcggggggtgggttttggtggttgcaagggggggggggggggcgggggacgaggatgaaaaataatacttcGCGCCCAAAGATAGAGCTAAAGTGACGTAGTTTAGGCGATGGGAAAAGTATATTGTAATATAGCAGCGATTTTATAATCGTTGCAATAGTTATTATAAGCCCCGGCTAGTAAATGGTATTATTAGATCATGAATTTCGCGGGGATTTTTAACTCGCCGGTAAAACATACTTTTGCCAACGAAATATTTTGCGGCGATTATTAAATCGCCGGAATATCcccgatttcttgtagtgagtagtaaaagagtggtaagtatatcattattttagaaTCTATAGATTGTACAGAAAGTAAACTCACAGTCCTCGTGCAGATATGCCAATCCTTTTGCAGAGCCTAGAGCTATTTTCATTCTGGTTGGCCAGTTCATAACCGGTCTCTCCTTTCCTGTAATACCATTTTTCtctattgaaatgtcgtgtagtGGTATGGAAGTACAAACTAGTTTGACGTTATACTCACAAAACAAGTGTTAGAACCCTCGATCTCAATTTTAAAATGAGATATTATATGCTAAGCCTATCCACCATAAATTTAAgatatacattttaaaatttgaattgtacATATTAAAACTTATCATTTGAATGAAAATTATGACATATAACTTAAAAGTAGTGTGTGGTGTGGAAATTTTAGAATAAAGTAtcatttagatagtgagttgagatgagataaaagatgaataaagtattattaaaatattatttttttaatattaatatttttttgagatttgaaaatattgaattgtttattatattttgtgtagaaatttaaaaaaattataatagtgaaataagatgagataaaacactttcactatccaaacaaggcTAAGAGCCCGTTTGGAAACACaactattcataaatatttttagatattttcaaatatttcattttcaaacatcattcaaacataaaatacttttcaattttaaatgtTCAATATATTTGACATTGCAtgagaattgttttttttttcattttagttcCTCGACAAGATATATTATCTTCTAACTTTGCTTAAATGTTACtgtatttgaaaagaagaaaaagaaaaattgtgttCATAGGGATTTgtagatttattaaaaaattttgttataatatttatgtaaagtaCGATAAATCTAAGTTGATATGTTCAACACCCAATAACCTATACCAATATGAATTGGGTGGGAAGTTGatccccccttttttatttatttattttatttattttttattttttgatacaAGTGGTGTGGAGTTTCaaacttaaattttttatttgaaaaactgAATCATATGCCATCAGACTATTAGGCTCTTAGCAGATCATCTTTTTAACTTGTATGCACATTTGTTCTAATCATGTAAAAAACATGAACGATAACCTAGATCAAGGAAAGGAAATgtctaaaataaaatctaagttatagatgaaaaaaaataacaaaatataatcACTGAAAGGATTTACCATGTAGATGAAAATATAAGGTGACGTTTGGGATGAACTCATAAACAAGCATTCTCTGGGCACCAGCAACGCAGTATCCAACCAGTGAAACAAGGTGTTTGTGATGGACACGGCTAATGATCTCAACCTCTGCCCCAAACTCACGGTCCCCCTGTACACTTCCAGATTTCAGATGCTTAATTGCAACCTCTTTCCCATTAGGAAGGACTCCTTTATGTAAAAAACCAAAGCCACCTTCGCCAAGAAGGTTGGCATCGGAGAACTGATCTGATGCCATAGATAATTCTTcataagaaaatgaaatttgttTAGGACGCAAGTCCAAACCTCTTTTCATTAACGGATTTGATGCAACTCCCGGGGGAGGATAAATTAACAAAGAAACATGGGTAggatatattaaaaatagaagTTCCACGTACAAATATATAACAAGATAATCTCATCTtaaaaattgaaacaattttGAATGAGATCCATCTTTCCAACCAAAACATGTTCATGAAAAGAACATTAACCAATAAGTGCAATTTTGTAGGGTAATTTTGTCAGTTGGTTCATAGACTGGAATCTACAATCTTAAAGGATGATAACCACAACTTCGTCAGTCATACTATGTGCGAAGTTGACTCATAAATACCAAATCCAACTCCATCTTACTCCATTTATATGGTTTCCACAATGTCAAATTGTAATTGTCGCCTTACTGAAGAGTATGCCATTTTATAAGAGTTTGGCCAAGTTCTAGCTGCAAATATTTCACTGTAAAGTTGAGGTACAACACTATTACGCCAAACACATGAAGCACAATTTTTCAATACTCTTATCATTTTCTGGTTTCCTTATACGTACACTCTATCCCCCAATATCTCCGTTCTCCAGTACCTAAGCTTTCAGTAACAGCTGCTGCTGGGATGGGGGAATTATACTTAAAAAAACATCGTTCCTTCAGGCTGGCAAAGAAAACTTGATATAGGATCCTTACCTATTATTGGGTTCAAGAACATCAAGGAGAAAATACCTAAATAACTTATCGagaataaatgatatttgcaatgtGAAATGTGCAAGTATCATacaatttatttgtaaattttgaataaatgcGCGGGGAGCcacatgaagaaaaaattaattttttaatagtagatgccactattttttaaaagcatTGCACGATGCTTGCATACTGCAtaactgtatctagcattacttaagaagaaagaaattttataaaaataaaccaacaaaCTGATATGACTTGATGCttatattgtaaagttatttatattgtaaaatagatttaacatattatattaaatcatattaatttatgaattgatttttataaaatatttttgtaacacTAGTCaacatattattaaaatatattagtcaaTCGGTCGAACTTATAAAAATCGAGATTTAACGACTTATACAGcaaaactaataatttcaataagatgagatttttaaatagtaatgaaataatttataaattataatgaaataatttgagttaaaatgtttattaaattttgtgaaatgaaagaaaatgttgaataaaattattataaagttaaaatattgatggaatataattttttaatataattttattttaaaatttgaaaaagttgaattattttttatatt
This genomic interval from Carya illinoinensis cultivar Pawnee chromosome 2, C.illinoinensisPawnee_v1, whole genome shotgun sequence contains the following:
- the LOC122301043 gene encoding proline-rich receptor-like protein kinase PERK1 isoform X2 — its product is MGLMISHREPEGDREFGAEVEIISRVHHKHLVSLVGYCVAGAQRMLVYEFIPNVTLYFHLHGKERPVMNWPTRMKIALGSAKGLAYLHEDCHPKIIHRDIKAANILLDDNFDAKVADFGLAKFSADTETHISTRVMGTFGYLAPEYAASGKLTMKSDVFSFGVVLLELITGREPHDKTQSFPDGSMVEWARPLLMRALENGNFDALVDPRLQNDYNSSEMSRMATCAAACVRHSSPQRPRMSVVVRALEGNLSPDDLNEGIKRPEQGMAFATDQGRSQYNQADMNKFTWMSLESQEQCNGESSEPNNDSAPLQSSESQQTTQDMDLGKVDLGCV
- the LOC122301043 gene encoding proline-rich receptor-like protein kinase PERK1 isoform X1, coding for MGVLIIIVAVGFCVIWRRKKRRRANNNGSDDLPQGARDQFSDANLLGEGGFGFLHKGVLPNGKEVAIKHLKSGSVQGDREFGAEVEIISRVHHKHLVSLVGYCVAGAQRMLVYEFIPNVTLYFHLHGKERPVMNWPTRMKIALGSAKGLAYLHEDCHPKIIHRDIKAANILLDDNFDAKVADFGLAKFSADTETHISTRVMGTFGYLAPEYAASGKLTMKSDVFSFGVVLLELITGREPHDKTQSFPDGSMVEWARPLLMRALENGNFDALVDPRLQNDYNSSEMSRMATCAAACVRHSSPQRPRMSVVVRALEGNLSPDDLNEGIKRPEQGMAFATDQGRSQYNQADMNKFTWMSLESQEQCNGESSEPNNDSAPLQSSESQQTTQDMDLGKVDLGCV